One Lutra lutra chromosome 7, mLutLut1.2, whole genome shotgun sequence DNA window includes the following coding sequences:
- the LOC125103870 gene encoding 40S ribosomal protein S15a, whose amino-acid sequence MVRMNVLADALKSINNAEKRGKRQVLIRPCSKVIVRFLTVMMKHGYIGEFEIIDDHRAGKIVVNLTGRLNKCGVISPRFDVQLKDLEKWQNNLLPSRQFGFIVLTTSAGIMDHEEARRKHTGGKILGFFF is encoded by the coding sequence ATGGTGCGCATGAATGTCCTGGCAGATGCTCTCAAGAGCATCAACAATGCTGAAAAGAGAGGCAAACGCCAGGTTCTTATTAGGCCGTGCTCCAAAGTCATCGTCCGGTTTCTCACTGTGATGATGAAGCACGGTTACATTGGCGAATTTGAAATCATTGATGATCACAGAGCGGGGAAGATTGTTGTGAACCTCACAGGCAGGTTGAACAAGTGTGGAGTGATCAGCCCCAGATTTGATGTACAACtgaaagatctagaaaaatggcagaataaCCTGCTCCCGTCCCGCCAGTTTGGTTTCATTGTACTGACAACTTCAGCTGGCATCATGGACCATGAAGAAGCAAGACGAAAACACACAGGAGGGAAAATCCTGGGATTCTTTTTCTAG